The Aquitalea magnusonii region GCGCCGCCACGGCCTCACCATCATCGAGGACGATGTGTTTGGCGAGCTGTATTTCGGCAACCAGCACCCGGCTCCGCTCAAGGCCTGGGACCGTGACGGCGACGTGATTTACTGCTCGTCCTTCACCAAGAGTTTTGCCCCGGCCTTCCGCCTGGGCTGGCTGTCCGGCGGGCGGCACCATGCCGCGCTGGAACGGCTGCGCGAAAGCAGCAGCCTGGTCAGCCCGGCCATCTTGCTGGCGGTATTGTCCGAGATGCTGGCCAGCGGCGACTACGCCCGCATCAGCCAGCGCATCCGCCAGCAGCTGAAACAGCAAATGGAACAACTGAGCGATGCGGTGCTGGACGCCTTCCCGCGCGGCACCCGCGTCCGGCGGCCACAAGGCGGCATGCTGCTGTGGGTGGAAGGCCCGGAAGGGCTGGACAGCCAGGCCCTGCTGGAAGCGGCGCTCTCCCGCTCCATCAGCTTTGCCCCCGGTCTGGTGTTTTCCGCCGAGCCGCGTTTTGGCCACTGCCTGCGCATCAACTGCGGCCAGCCCTGGTCCACCCAGTTGGCCGAGGACATTCACTTGCTGGGCTGGCTGGCAGCAGAACAACTGGCCGGACGGCAGTAATGGAGCAGGTGGATTGCGTGGTGATAGGTGCCGGCGTGGTGGGCTTGGCCATTGCCCGCCAACTGGCCATGGCCGGGCGCGAAGTGCTGATTTGCGAGGCCGAAGGCCAGATTGGCCAACATTGCAGCAGCCGCAACAGCGAGGTGATTCATGCCGGGCTGTATTACCCCACCGGCAGCCTGAAGGCGCGGCTGTGCGTGCAGGGTCGTGCCATGCTGTACCGCTATTGCGCCGAGCGGCACATCCCGCATCAGCGTATCGGCAAGCTGCTGCTGGCCAACACCGCTGCCGACATGCCGCGCTTGAAGGACATCGCCCGCCGCGCTGCCGCCAATGGCGTGGAGGATCTGCAATGGCTGGATGCCGCCGGGGTGCGGGCGCTGGAACCGGTACTAAACGTCCATGCCGCCTTGCTGTCCCCCTCCACCGGCATCGTGGACAGCCATGCCTTGCTGCAAGCGCTGCTGGCCGATGCCGAAGCCCATGGCGCGCAACTGGCCTGCCATTCCCCGCTCAGCCGTGGCCGGGTGCTGGCAGATGGCATGGAGCTGGAAATCGCCGGCATCACCATCAAGGCCAGATCGGTCATCAACGCAGCCGGAGCCTGGGCACCTGCCGTTGCCGCCAGCATGGCCGGTGTTCCACGTGAAACCATCCCGACAGCCCATTACGCCCGTGGTGTGTATTTCAGCCTCAGCGGGCGTTCGCCGTTCTCGCGGCTGATTTACCCGCTGCCGGAAGCGGGCGGGCTGGGCTGCCACCTGACGCTGGATCTGGCCGGACAGGCGCGCTTCGGCCCGGATGTGGCATGGATAGACGGCGTGGACTACCGGCTGGACCCGGCGCGTGCCGCTGCCTTCTATCACAGCATTCGCCGCTGGTGGCCGCAGTTGCCGGACGGTGCATTGCAGCCCGCCTACGCCGGAGTACGCCCCAAACTGGCAGGACCAGGCGAGCCGGATGCCGACTTTGTCATCCAGGGCCCGGCACAGCACGGCGTGGCCGGGCTGATCAATCTGTACGGCATTGAATCCCCCGGCCTCACCAGTTGCCTGGCGCTGGCGGCGCTGGTGGGTGCCATGGCCAATCACACCACCTGAGGCAGACATGACAGACCGCCCCACCCTGCACGCCATCAATCTGGCAGTGGTCAGCCCCATGCTGATCGAGGGCCGCCGCATCATGAGCGGCATCAACAAGCTGCCGGTCAGTACCCTGCAACGGCCCGAGGCCATTGCGGTGGGCAAGCTGGGGCTGGCGGGCGACGAACAGGCCGACCCCACCGTACACGGCGGGCTGGCCAAGGCCATCTACGCCTATCCGCTGGAGCACTACCCGTTCTGGCAGCAAGCCTGCCAGCAGCATGGTTCGCGCCATGCCGGCAGCACATTGCACCACGGCATGCTGGGAGAAAACCTCACCATCAGCGGACTGCTGGAACAGGATGCCTACGTGGGCGATGTGCTGGAATTTGCCGATTGCCGACTGCAGATTACCGAACCACGCCAGCCCTGCTTCAAGTTCCAGGCGCACATGGACATGCGCCTGGCGGTAAAGCTGATGGCGCAAAGCGGCCATTGCGGCTTTTATCTGGCGGTACTGCAAACCGGCACGCTGCGCGCCGGGGAAAGCTTCCGCATCCTGCCCGGCCCGCGCGAACTGAGCATGGCCGAAGCCTTCCGCCGCCGCCTGCGCCGGCAGGATTAAAGCCACCGCATAAGCCGTCAGCATTTGGCGAAATGCGCGGCTCATGTAGAATCAGACAGCCCCCAACACCGCAGCCTACTGACAAACGACCCGCCACCATGATCATTCTCAATCAGCGCCAGCAAGAACTGCTGGGCATCGTCCATCGCGAAAGCTATGTCACCGTGGAAAAGCTGTCCGCCCATTTTGGCGTCACCCACCAGACCATACGCCGCGACATTGCGCTGATGGCGGAACACCAGCTGCTGCAGCGCTATCACGGTGGTGCCAGCGTGCTGTCCAGTGTGGAAAACGTGGCATACAACGCCCGTCAGGTGCTGTGCATCGAGGAAAAGCGCCGCCTGGCCGCGCTGCTGGCCAAGCAGATTCCTGACAATGCCTCCTTGTTCATCAATATCGGCACCACCACCGAGGAGGTGGCCAAGGCACTGCACCGCCATCGCGGCCTCAGGGTGATCACCAACAACCTGCACGTGGCCGACATGATGTGCGACTACCCGGATTGCGAGGTCATCGTGCTGGGCGGCGTGCTGCGCAAGCGCGACCGCGGCATCACCGGCGAAGCCACGGTGCAGCTGATCCGCCAGTTCAAGGTGGACTACGGCATCATCGGCATCTCCAGCATCGAAAACGATGGCGTGCTGCGCGATTACGACTATCGTGAAGTACGCACCTCGGAAGCCATCATCCAGCAATCGCGCCAGGTGCTGCTGGCGGCGGATCATTCCAAGTTCGGCCGCCCGGCGCTGGTGGAACTGGGCCATCTGTCGCAGGTGCATGCGCTGTTTACCGACAAGCCGGTGCCGCCGGAAATGCAAGCGGTGATTGCCGAAGCAGGTACCCAGTTGTTTGTCGCCGACTGAGACCCGCGAAAAAGCCGCCTTGCCGTACTGGCTGTACTGTCTGCGTCGGCGCGCCCAGGCCCGGATTTTCTGCGAGGTTTTGTCAGCCGCGCTGCACGAACCTCTGCCACATCAAGCTGCCAAAAACTGTTGCAGCCCGAATGTTGAGGAGCCACACATGTCAGGATTCACCCGCCACACCCTGTCCATCGGCCTGTCTGCCCTGCTGCTGGCCGCCACTGCCCAGGCCGAACTGGCCAAAGGTGCCCCGGCCAGCGACTTCAGCACCGAAGCCTCGCTGGGCGGCAAGCGCTTTCAGTACTCGCTGAACGAGGCGCTGAGCCACGGCCCGGTGGTGCTGTATTTCTACCCGGCGGCCTTTACCAGCGGCTGCACGGTGGAAGCCCACCTGTTTGCCGAAGCCACCGATAAGTTCAAGGCGCTGGGGGCTACGGTGATTGGCGTCTCCGGCGATGACATCGAAAAGCTGCAACGCTTTTCCGTGTCCGAATGCCGCAGCAAATTCCCGGTGGCGGCGGACAAGGATCGCAAGATCATGAAAGCCTACGACGCGGTGATGATTCCCGGCACCAGCTATGCCAGCCGTACTTCCTATGTCATCACGCCGGATCACAAGGTGTGGTACAGCTATAACGCCATGGCCCCCGACCAGCATGTCAGCAATACGCTGAAGGCGCTGGAAGCGTGGAAGGCGGCGGGGCACTAAGCCAGCGTCCCCGTCGTGGAGAGTGCATGAATCCCTACCTGCTGTTTTTCCTGGCTTTTGCCAGCTCCGCTGCCGTACCCGGTCCGGAAATTGCCGCCTTGCTGTCACGCTCGCTCAGCCACGGCATGCGTTCCAGCCTGCCGCTGGCCGTCGGCATCATTAGCGGCAAGCTGGTAATGCTGACCACGGCAGTGCTCGGTCTGGCCGTGCTGCTGCATGTGCTCGGGCCTGCTTTTGCACTGCTGAAATGGGCCGGTGTCGGCTATTTGCTATGGCTGGGCATCAACAAATGGCGCAAGGCTGGCAAGCCACTGACTACTGCCGAGGCCAGTCTGGGCAAGCCGTCGCTGGAATTCGGTCTGGGCATGGCCATGACGCTGTCCAACCCGCTGGCACTGGCCTTCTATATGGCCTTGCTGCCGAATGTGATTCCGCTGGCCGACATCGGCCCTGGCAGTTATTTACTGCTGTGCGGCATCATCATCGCCACCATGCTGCTGATCACCCTGGGCTACGGCCTGCTGGCCGAAGCCAGCCGGGCGGTGTTTCGCTCGCCACGCGCCAAGGCCAATATTGACCGTGGTTCGGGCAGCATCATGCTGGGTGTGGCACTGTTACTGGCCAGCCGCTAAGACAAACACTCAGCCAGCCCGCGCCGCCAGCGCCGCTCCGCCGATGATGGCAAGGCAGGACAGCAACAGGCTCCAGCTGGGTGTGGCCAGGCCTGCGCCCAGCAGCAACAGCGTGGAGATCAGCGGTGCGGCGTAGGACAGCACGCCAAGCAGTGGCAGATTGCCCTGCTTCATGCCGATATCCCAGGTAAAGAAGGCAATGCCCACCGGCCCCAGCCCCAGCGCCAGCACGCCCAGCCAGGCCGTCCACGGTGCAGTCCATACCGTGCTTTCCCCGTACAGATGACACAGCGCCGCCAGCACGGCAGTTGCGGCACAGAACCAGCCCACCGCATCGGTCGGCACCTGTGCCACCAGACGGCTGGCCACCGAGTACAGCGACCAGATCAGCGCGCACAGCAAGGCCATCAGGTAGCCGGGCAGGTACTGGCGGGCAAAACCACCCTGCCCGCCACCCAGCAACAGCCAGCAGCCACCCAGCGCCAGCAGGCCGCCCAACAGATGCCAGCGTGACAGGCGATGGCCGGGCAGCAAGGCGGAAAACAGCAGAATCAGCAGCGGCCACAGATAGGCCAGCAGGCTGACCTGCACCGCCGGGGCCAGCCGCATGGCCAGAAAATAGCAAAAGTGATATCCGAACAGCCCGCCCACTCCCAGCGCCCAGGCCAAGGGCGGCTGACGCAGAAAGCGGATAGGCGACTGAGCGGCGCGCAGCCATTTGGCCAGCATCAGGCCAAAGGCCAGCGCAAAGGTCATGGCCAATAGCTGAAAGGGCGGAAACACGCCGGCAGTCAGCCGGGTCAGCAGCGCAAGGCTGCCCCATAGCACAATGGACAAGCTGCCGATCAGCGTAGCCTGGTGACGGGTAAGCATGGGGAACACTCTCTGACAAACAAAGCCGCAGTGTAGGCAGGATGGTGCGCGGCGACTTTGCCGGGCTGGCGGGCTTATTTGGCCGGATGGCGGAAATGGCTGGGGGCGATGCCGAAATGGCGGCGGAAGCGGTCGCTGAAGGCGGACAGGCTGGCATAGCCGCACTGCTCGGCCACCTGCTGCACCGGCAAACCACCCTGTTCCAGCAGCAGCCAGCCATGCTGCATGCGCTGCTCCAGCTGGTACTGGCCGGGGCTCATGCCCAGTTGGCGGCGGAACAGCTCGGACAACTGGCGCACGCTCAGGTGAGCCGCCGCCGCCAGTTGCGCCAGGCTGATGTCCTCGGCAAAGCGCACATCCAGCACTGCGCGGGCAGCGGCCACCCGCCGGTCCAGCTTGTTGTCGGCACCGGCACGCTCGGCCAGTAACTGGGTGAGCAACAGCAGCATCTGCCGCCGGCTGTGTTCTGCCGCGGCCGGGCGGGAGAGCTCGGCACGTAAAAATTCCACATAAGCCAGCAAGCTGGCATCCAGCGGCAAAAAAGCAGGCAGGCTGGCCAGTTGCGGTGCCAGGCTGGCCGGCACATTGGCCACCACGAAGGCATTGTCACCCGGCGCGGCAAAACCGTGGCTGTTGCCCGCGGCAATTACCGCCAACTGGCCGGCCTGCACCAGCCCGCCACGGCCCTCGACATCCAGCTCCAGACAGCCATGCGCCGGCAGCACCAGTTGATGGTAATCATGCTGATGCTGGTGGCTTTCCTGCTGGTAACTGCGCAGCTCCAGCAGCAGGTGGTCTTGATGGGGCATGGTGCCATGGTAGCGGCACGGAGCGGGGCTGCGTAAACGTACACGCAAAAAAAGCCCACCAACAAGGGTGGTGGCCACAGATTACTCTCGCTTTCTGCAAGGAAAGCGAGGCTCCCTTGCAGGGCAAGGGCGGGGGAATTGGGAATAGATAGAAAGGCTGCGGAATCAGACAGTAAATCGAAAGGCCCGGCTTTGCCGGGTCCTTTGCAATCGCACCAAATCACTTTGTCAGCAGCCTGGGCCTACGGGAGGAGATGGGCGCAAGCCCTGATACAACAAGATACGACCACAACAAATCGTGACGCTTAGCCCGGCTGGGCGCTGTGTACTGCCGGGTTGTCCGGCTGCATGGCACGCTGGCGGTAACGGGCCAGCCAGTCAGTCAGCACGACACTGGCATTGGCTGGCAGGTGCAGACGCAGCTTGCTGCGTCGCCACAGGATGTCCTCGGCATTGGTCGCCCATTCCTGATCCACCAGATAACTTAATTCGGCCTCATATACGCCGGGCAGCACTTCTTCGCCCAGGTCGGCCAGGCTGCGGGCACTGCCGATCAGCGTATGCAGCCGCGTGCCGTAGCTTTTCACATAGCGCTGCAGCAGTGCGGCAGGCAGCCAGGGATAACGCTGCTGGCTGGCGGTCAGGAAGGCAGCCGCATCGGCATTCGGCATATCGCCACCGGGCAGCGGCACACCGGCCGTCCAGGTGGGCTGGTGATTACCCAGCAGCGGGGCCAGGCGGTCCACGGCTTCTTCCGCCAGCTTGCGGTAGGTGGTGATCTTGCCGCCAAACACTGACAGCATCGGCGCACCGTTATTGTCCAGTTCCAGCGCATAATCACGCGTCACACTGGAGGCATTGCTGGCTTCGTCGTCCAGCAGCGGGCGCACGCCGGAATAGGTGCTCAGCACGTCGTCCGCGCCAATCTGGCTGTTGAAGTAGCGGTTGCTCATGCGGCACAGGTAGTCCACTTCGTCGCCATCAATCTGCACACTGCCGGGGTCGCCGTGGTATTCCACATCGGTGGTGCCGATCAGGGTGAAGTCGTTTTCGTAGGGGATGGCAAAAATGATGCGCTTGTCCGGATTCTGGAAAATATAGGCATAGGGGTGATCAAACAGCTTTTTCACCACGATGTGGCTGCCTTTCACCAGACGGATGGACTTGGGCGATGGCAGCTGCAAGGTGTCTTTCAGCAGGCTTTCCACCCAGGGGCCGGCGGCGTTCACCACCGCGCGCGCCCTCACCTGCTCCTGACGGCCATCATCATGCTGCAGCGTACACAGCCAGTGCTCACCCTCGCGCCGCGCCGCCACACAGGCGGTACGGGTGAGGATACGCGCGCCGTGCTCGGCGGCTGCCATGGCATTGAGCACCACCAGCCGGGCGTCCTGCACCCAGCCGTCGGAATAGACAAAACCGCGCTTGAAAGCGGCTTTCAGCGGTGCGCCGGACGGATGCTTGGCAAAGCTGATGGTTTCCGAGCCGGGCAGTACTTCGCGCCGGGCCAGATGATCGTACAGGAACAGCCCGCAGCGGATCATCCATTCCGGACGCTGGGCCTTGTCATGCGGCATGACAAAGCGCAGTGGCCAGATGATGTGCGGCGCGGCCTTGAGCAGCACTTCGCGCTCCTGCAGCGCCTTGCGCACCAGGCCAAACTCGTAATATTCCAGATAGCGCAGACCGCCATGAATCAGCTTGGTGCTGGCCGACGAGGTATGCGCCGCCAGATCGTCCTTTTCGCACAGCAGCACCGACAGGCCACGGCCAGCCGCATCACGGGCAATGCCGGCACCATTGATGCCGCCGCCAATCACCATCAGGTCATAGAGTTTCACAGTGCAATCCTCGGTCTTGTCTGCATCCGGCCTGCGCCTGTCAGTACAGGGCAAGAAGGCGGATTTTGCTTGTTGATGCTTGTTAGCATAGAGTCATACGAATGCAAATTCAACACAAAATGTTCGTTTATGTTCGTTTTGTGCGCCGCAATGTGCGTATTGACCACAACATTCTTTGTTTCGTATTCCATTACTGGCTCCCTCTGCTGGCCAATGCCGGTGGACCTGCCATGCTGAAAACATAAAAAAAAAGCCACCCGCAGGTGGCTTGCCGGCCCCGCCAGCGGCGGGGCACCAGGAGCAAAACGGTTTACAGATGGGTATAGGTGAGCGCCGCCAGCGTGCCACCCAGCAAGGAGCCGACTACCGGCACCCAGGCATAGCCCCAGTCGCTGGAGCCCTTGCCCGGAATGGGCAGCAGCGCATGCATGATGCGCGGGGCCAGATCGCGCGCCGGGCTCATCGCATAGCCGGTGGTACCGCCCAGCGACACACCGATACCCAGGACCAGCAAGGCCACCGGCAGGGCATCCATCGCGCCCAACGACATCTTGGGCGCCACCATGCTGAGAATGGCAAACACCAGCACGAAGGTGGCCAGCACCTCGGACAACAGATTGCCCGGCAGGCTGCGGATGGCCGGGCCGGTGCAGAAGGTGGCCAGCTTCAAATCCGCGCAATCGGTGGTTTCGTAATGCTTGCGGTACATCACCCACACCAGCAGCGCACCCATCATGCCGCCCAGCATTTGCGACAGCACATAGCCCGGCACACGGGCCCATTCAAACTTGCCGGCCACCGCCAGCGCCACGGTAACAGCAGGGTTCAGATGCGCACCGCTGATGGCCGCCACGCTGAATACGCCGACAAACACCGCCATTGCCCAGCCAAAGGCAATCACGATCAGGCCACTGTTATGGCCCTTGGTATTGCTCAGCAGCACATTGGCCACCACGCCATTGCCCAGCAATACCAGCAGGGCGGTTCCGATAAATTCACCAAACAAAGGGTTCATGCAGGGTCTCCGCGCCATGACTCCCGCTACCACCGGCTACTCTGGCTGATGGCTGCTCTTTCATGACGACAGTTACTGGCAGCAGGCACGGGCGGATGGATCTTGCTGTCGTCCGGCCACAGGCTGCTGCCATACATCACACAGGAAATTCACACGGCCAGACTCTGCACACACCTCGGGCATGGGTGCGGGCAGCACGGTCAGCCGCCGTGTGGGAACAGCGCATCAGGCGTCGGCCCAGGCCTTGGCGGCATTGACGGCGCGCACCCAGCCACGGACATTGGCCTCTACTTGTTCAGCCGCCATGCTTTGCTGGAAGCGGCGGTCCAGTTGCCACTGGCCCTGGATGTCCTCCACCCCGGCCCAGTAGCCCACGGCCAGACCAGCCAGATAGGCCGCGCCCAGCGCGGTGGTTTCGGTAATCTTCGGCCGCACCACGTCCACGCCCAGAATGTCGGACTGGAATTGCATCAGCAGTTGGTTGACGGTGGCACCGCCATCCACGCGCAATTCAGCAATGGCCATGCCGGCATCGGCTTCCATCGCCTTGAGCACGTCCATGGTCTGGTAGGCAATGCTGTCCAGCGCGGCGCGGGCAATGTGCGCGGCCTTGGTACCCAGCGTGGCACCGACGATGGTGCCGCGTGCGTTCTGGTTCCAGTGCGGCGCACCCAGGCCGGCAAAGGCCGGCACCAGGTAGACGCCATCGCTGTCGGCCACTTCCTGTGCCAGCGGGCCGACATCGGCCGAGTGGCGGATGATGCCCAGGCCGTCGCGCAGCCATTTCACCACCGCGCCACCAATGAAAATGGAACCTTCCAGCGCGTAATGCACCTTGCCATCCACCTTCCAGGCAATGGTGGTCAGCAGCTTGTTGGTGGATTCAATCGGCTGTTCGCCGGTATTCATCATCATGAAGCAGCCGGTGCCATAGGTGTTTTTCACCATGCCGGGGCGGGTGCATTGCTGGCCGAACAAGGCGGCCTGCTGGTCGCCGGCCACGCCGGCAATCGGGATTTCCACGCCCAGATGGGCGGCATGGGTATGGCCGTACACTTCGCTGGAGCTTTTCACTGCCGGCAGCATGCTGGCCGGAATGCTCAGGATGTCCAGCAGTTCGGCATCCCACTCCAGCGTGTGGATGTTGTACAGCATGGTGCGCGAGGCATTGGACACGTCGGTGACATGTACCTTGCCGTGGGTGAAGTTCCAGATCAGCCAGCTATCCACGGTGCCGAAGGCCAGCTTGCCAGCCTCGGCACGAGCACGTGCGCCCGGCACATTGTCCAGAATCCACTTGATCTTGCTGCCGGAGAAATAGGCATCCACCAGCAGGCCGGTCTTGTTGCGGATGGTGTCGGCCAGGCCGCGTTCTTTCAGCTGGTCGCAAAAGGCGGCGGTGCGGCGGTCTTGCCAGACGATGGCGTTATACACCGGCAGGCCGGTTTCGCGGTCCCACACAATGGTGGTTTCGCGCTGGTTGGTAATGCCGATGGCGGCAATGCTGCGGCCATCGATACCAGCCTTGGCCACGGCTTCGGCAGCCACACCAGCCTGCCCGCCCCAGATTTCCTGCGGGTCGTGTTCCACCCAGCCCGGCTGGGGATAAATCTGGCGGAATTCCTTTTGCGCCAGCGACACGATGTCGCCGGCCTGGTTGAACAGAATGGCACGCGAACTGGTCGTGCCCTGATCCAGCGCCAGAATGAACTGGTTCTTCATGTGAGGTGTCTCCTTGGCAATCCAAAGGCCGTTGCTGGCCGAGCGTTTTTGCTGACTGGTTTTGACGGCATCGCCACACCCCTGCAGTGCTGCCGGGGCAGGCTGGCAATCTTTGTTATGTTGTTTTTTGTACTTATAGTGTTCGTTTTATTTTCGGCCAATTCTAGTTAACACGCTTCAGCTGTCAATCAACACGCATGAAACTTTCGC contains the following coding sequences:
- a CDS encoding NAD(P)/FAD-dependent oxidoreductase, whose protein sequence is MEQVDCVVIGAGVVGLAIARQLAMAGREVLICEAEGQIGQHCSSRNSEVIHAGLYYPTGSLKARLCVQGRAMLYRYCAERHIPHQRIGKLLLANTAADMPRLKDIARRAAANGVEDLQWLDAAGVRALEPVLNVHAALLSPSTGIVDSHALLQALLADAEAHGAQLACHSPLSRGRVLADGMELEIAGITIKARSVINAAGAWAPAVAASMAGVPRETIPTAHYARGVYFSLSGRSPFSRLIYPLPEAGGLGCHLTLDLAGQARFGPDVAWIDGVDYRLDPARAAAFYHSIRRWWPQLPDGALQPAYAGVRPKLAGPGEPDADFVIQGPAQHGVAGLINLYGIESPGLTSCLALAALVGAMANHTT
- a CDS encoding MOSC domain-containing protein; translation: MTDRPTLHAINLAVVSPMLIEGRRIMSGINKLPVSTLQRPEAIAVGKLGLAGDEQADPTVHGGLAKAIYAYPLEHYPFWQQACQQHGSRHAGSTLHHGMLGENLTISGLLEQDAYVGDVLEFADCRLQITEPRQPCFKFQAHMDMRLAVKLMAQSGHCGFYLAVLQTGTLRAGESFRILPGPRELSMAEAFRRRLRRQD
- a CDS encoding DeoR/GlpR family DNA-binding transcription regulator, whose amino-acid sequence is MILNQRQQELLGIVHRESYVTVEKLSAHFGVTHQTIRRDIALMAEHQLLQRYHGGASVLSSVENVAYNARQVLCIEEKRRLAALLAKQIPDNASLFINIGTTTEEVAKALHRHRGLRVITNNLHVADMMCDYPDCEVIVLGGVLRKRDRGITGEATVQLIRQFKVDYGIIGISSIENDGVLRDYDYREVRTSEAIIQQSRQVLLAADHSKFGRPALVELGHLSQVHALFTDKPVPPEMQAVIAEAGTQLFVAD
- a CDS encoding peroxiredoxin, yielding MSGFTRHTLSIGLSALLLAATAQAELAKGAPASDFSTEASLGGKRFQYSLNEALSHGPVVLYFYPAAFTSGCTVEAHLFAEATDKFKALGATVIGVSGDDIEKLQRFSVSECRSKFPVAADKDRKIMKAYDAVMIPGTSYASRTSYVITPDHKVWYSYNAMAPDQHVSNTLKALEAWKAAGH
- a CDS encoding LysE family translocator; the protein is MNPYLLFFLAFASSAAVPGPEIAALLSRSLSHGMRSSLPLAVGIISGKLVMLTTAVLGLAVLLHVLGPAFALLKWAGVGYLLWLGINKWRKAGKPLTTAEASLGKPSLEFGLGMAMTLSNPLALAFYMALLPNVIPLADIGPGSYLLLCGIIIATMLLITLGYGLLAEASRAVFRSPRAKANIDRGSGSIMLGVALLLASR
- a CDS encoding DMT family transporter, which translates into the protein MLTRHQATLIGSLSIVLWGSLALLTRLTAGVFPPFQLLAMTFALAFGLMLAKWLRAAQSPIRFLRQPPLAWALGVGGLFGYHFCYFLAMRLAPAVQVSLLAYLWPLLILLFSALLPGHRLSRWHLLGGLLALGGCWLLLGGGQGGFARQYLPGYLMALLCALIWSLYSVASRLVAQVPTDAVGWFCAATAVLAALCHLYGESTVWTAPWTAWLGVLALGLGPVGIAFFTWDIGMKQGNLPLLGVLSYAAPLISTLLLLGAGLATPSWSLLLSCLAIIGGAALAARAG
- a CDS encoding helix-turn-helix transcriptional regulator, giving the protein MPHQDHLLLELRSYQQESHQHQHDYHQLVLPAHGCLELDVEGRGGLVQAGQLAVIAAGNSHGFAAPGDNAFVVANVPASLAPQLASLPAFLPLDASLLAYVEFLRAELSRPAAAEHSRRQMLLLLTQLLAERAGADNKLDRRVAAARAVLDVRFAEDISLAQLAAAAHLSVRQLSELFRRQLGMSPGQYQLEQRMQHGWLLLEQGGLPVQQVAEQCGYASLSAFSDRFRRHFGIAPSHFRHPAK
- the glpD gene encoding glycerol-3-phosphate dehydrogenase, whose translation is MKLYDLMVIGGGINGAGIARDAAGRGLSVLLCEKDDLAAHTSSASTKLIHGGLRYLEYYEFGLVRKALQEREVLLKAAPHIIWPLRFVMPHDKAQRPEWMIRCGLFLYDHLARREVLPGSETISFAKHPSGAPLKAAFKRGFVYSDGWVQDARLVVLNAMAAAEHGARILTRTACVAARREGEHWLCTLQHDDGRQEQVRARAVVNAAGPWVESLLKDTLQLPSPKSIRLVKGSHIVVKKLFDHPYAYIFQNPDKRIIFAIPYENDFTLIGTTDVEYHGDPGSVQIDGDEVDYLCRMSNRYFNSQIGADDVLSTYSGVRPLLDDEASNASSVTRDYALELDNNGAPMLSVFGGKITTYRKLAEEAVDRLAPLLGNHQPTWTAGVPLPGGDMPNADAAAFLTASQQRYPWLPAALLQRYVKSYGTRLHTLIGSARSLADLGEEVLPGVYEAELSYLVDQEWATNAEDILWRRSKLRLHLPANASVVLTDWLARYRQRAMQPDNPAVHSAQPG
- a CDS encoding MIP/aquaporin family protein; the encoded protein is MNPLFGEFIGTALLVLLGNGVVANVLLSNTKGHNSGLIVIAFGWAMAVFVGVFSVAAISGAHLNPAVTVALAVAGKFEWARVPGYVLSQMLGGMMGALLVWVMYRKHYETTDCADLKLATFCTGPAIRSLPGNLLSEVLATFVLVFAILSMVAPKMSLGAMDALPVALLVLGIGVSLGGTTGYAMSPARDLAPRIMHALLPIPGKGSSDWGYAWVPVVGSLLGGTLAALTYTHL
- the glpK gene encoding glycerol kinase GlpK, which encodes MKNQFILALDQGTTSSRAILFNQAGDIVSLAQKEFRQIYPQPGWVEHDPQEIWGGQAGVAAEAVAKAGIDGRSIAAIGITNQRETTIVWDRETGLPVYNAIVWQDRRTAAFCDQLKERGLADTIRNKTGLLVDAYFSGSKIKWILDNVPGARARAEAGKLAFGTVDSWLIWNFTHGKVHVTDVSNASRTMLYNIHTLEWDAELLDILSIPASMLPAVKSSSEVYGHTHAAHLGVEIPIAGVAGDQQAALFGQQCTRPGMVKNTYGTGCFMMMNTGEQPIESTNKLLTTIAWKVDGKVHYALEGSIFIGGAVVKWLRDGLGIIRHSADVGPLAQEVADSDGVYLVPAFAGLGAPHWNQNARGTIVGATLGTKAAHIARAALDSIAYQTMDVLKAMEADAGMAIAELRVDGGATVNQLLMQFQSDILGVDVVRPKITETTALGAAYLAGLAVGYWAGVEDIQGQWQLDRRFQQSMAAEQVEANVRGWVRAVNAAKAWADA